Proteins encoded in a region of the Candidatus Nanosynbacter sp. HMT-352 genome:
- a CDS encoding FAD-binding oxidoreductase, with the protein MNKVAKYLNEHLSGEVASQDFALSQVEADNGLLARRPEMIVRAANMNDIRKVMRFCSQLAEKGHVLPVFVRGCGNDETGAATNKGIAIDEKTYMNRVVGIDPRQQLIHAQAGISLSAINATLSTHKGLGLPQTSYVAEEGTIGGAINTAPSGILSGAHGRFADAIQQLEIVLSNGDVIQTGRISRRELNKKKGLSTFEGEIYREIDNLISDNAELISQMDPDLPDTVGYSGISRVKQKDGSFDLTPLFIGSQGSLGVICEVIMKAQFIRPEYSVVVASYKKLSDAQSAVELAMKNKASAVEIIDGRFFRQAAVVGKVVEWAPKECFKGAVVLAIFDDFSDRARNKAAKKLTRKLESSEAVDIKTLHLEEQDLFSLHSVLALAETPSEPHMITPRVFSGILMAPEKIDSFLSELKSLESKYGVDLPVFVDFSSDYISLHPTFDSKKVSERQKILQLLAEISQIVNKYEGSFAGFGGDGRLKANFIYKNLPDDEKQLYAKVKKIFDPAGIFNPGIKSEAQPKELAAELNAWCKLRNQA; encoded by the coding sequence ATGAATAAAGTTGCGAAATATTTGAATGAACATCTTAGTGGCGAAGTCGCGTCGCAGGATTTTGCATTGAGCCAAGTTGAGGCTGATAATGGGCTTTTGGCGCGCCGACCAGAAATGATTGTCCGAGCAGCTAATATGAACGATATCAGGAAAGTGATGCGATTTTGTTCTCAACTGGCAGAGAAAGGCCATGTTTTACCTGTATTTGTTCGTGGTTGTGGCAATGATGAAACTGGCGCGGCGACGAATAAGGGCATTGCAATTGACGAAAAAACGTATATGAATCGTGTGGTTGGTATTGATCCTCGTCAGCAACTGATTCATGCTCAAGCGGGAATTTCTCTTTCGGCAATCAACGCAACTTTGTCTACCCATAAAGGTTTGGGTTTGCCGCAAACTTCATACGTAGCAGAAGAAGGCACGATTGGTGGTGCAATTAACACGGCTCCATCTGGAATATTATCTGGCGCACATGGTCGTTTTGCTGACGCGATTCAGCAGCTTGAGATTGTCCTAAGTAACGGTGACGTGATTCAGACTGGTCGCATATCTCGACGCGAATTGAATAAGAAAAAAGGCTTATCGACGTTTGAGGGCGAGATTTATCGAGAGATTGACAATTTAATCTCAGACAACGCTGAACTGATTTCGCAAATGGATCCAGATTTGCCAGATACAGTTGGCTATAGTGGGATTTCTCGGGTGAAGCAAAAAGACGGGTCATTTGACCTGACACCGTTGTTTATTGGCAGTCAGGGAAGTCTGGGTGTGATTTGCGAAGTTATTATGAAGGCGCAATTTATTCGTCCAGAATATTCAGTTGTTGTCGCATCATATAAAAAGTTGTCAGACGCGCAATCAGCTGTGGAATTGGCGATGAAAAATAAGGCGTCGGCAGTGGAAATAATCGATGGGCGATTCTTCCGCCAGGCTGCGGTCGTCGGTAAGGTGGTTGAGTGGGCGCCGAAAGAGTGCTTTAAGGGTGCGGTAGTCTTGGCTATCTTTGACGACTTCTCTGACAGAGCGCGTAATAAAGCTGCGAAGAAATTGACTCGAAAATTGGAATCATCAGAAGCGGTTGACATAAAAACGCTACATTTAGAAGAGCAGGATTTGTTCAGTTTGCATTCTGTTTTGGCTTTGGCGGAAACTCCGAGCGAGCCGCATATGATTACGCCACGCGTTTTCTCTGGGATTTTAATGGCACCAGAAAAGATCGATAGTTTCCTTAGCGAGTTGAAGTCACTGGAGTCTAAGTACGGCGTGGATTTGCCAGTTTTTGTTGATTTTTCAAGCGATTATATTTCTCTACATCCGACGTTTGATAGTAAAAAGGTGAGTGAACGCCAGAAGATTCTTCAATTGTTGGCGGAAATTTCTCAGATTGTTAATAAGTATGAAGGTTCTTTTGCGGGCTTTGGTGGTGACGGAAGGCTGAAGGCTAACTTTATCTATAAAAATCTACCAGATGATGAAAAGCAATTATACGCAAAGGTGAAAAAAATCTTTGATCCAGCTGGAATTTTTAATCCAGGAATTAAATCGGAGGCTCAACCAAAGGAGTTGGCAGCGGAGTTAAACGCGTGGTGCAAGCTTCGTAATCAAGCTTGA
- a CDS encoding LamG-like jellyroll fold domain-containing protein, with protein MRFSKTSIWVITALSLLSLGSVLILHLAGFRFFSIVTPSMGETAPVGTLVVTKPQQSYDKDDIITFYRSGNIYTHRLIKVNDDHSYTTKGDLNITEDSLPVGGQDVIGKAIVIAPIWGWVWRAAPILLIGWIIVYLISCIKKIHKHWRWPVRIIGGTLVVILATLILNPWLRVDMLSIAKHQKNDVQLHIVNTGIFPIRDDRGNRIYTGQTTIVRATETDRQGHYIYIPRPSLGPSGVALALLWCLLPLFIALLVKLPPPEEEITGLQLAYERNRNMALLAIIILFEIVLLVVQLSSLAGFTATMQNNINSIQSRAYFKCSDVTWINSQIRPNPQPYFSWALNSDYVVNPIVTDLSGNNNDGSAAPGDKSPSRVAVATAGCTRDDHRVSVFNGVDTCLTHGTSEAKKITPAPNIFSLEVWFNTNQKSNGRLIGFSSLYQGDYDGRGYSDRHIYIDKDGRVVFGVYDRGIKLVTSPAGVNYSDGHWHHVVATMSPNGAALYLDGNQVDSNPSMTAGEKMFSGGYWKVGCGKVLNWKNADGSGYNGPKYFNGSMQYSSVYATALTEHQVRDHYLAGAP; from the coding sequence ATGAGATTTAGCAAAACCAGCATCTGGGTAATCACAGCACTGAGTCTACTGAGTTTAGGCTCGGTGCTTATATTACATTTAGCTGGTTTTCGCTTTTTCTCCATCGTAACTCCAAGCATGGGTGAGACCGCCCCCGTTGGAACACTAGTAGTCACTAAGCCACAACAATCTTACGACAAAGATGATATTATTACGTTTTATCGTAGCGGCAACATTTACACCCATAGACTAATAAAAGTAAATGATGATCATAGCTATACAACAAAAGGAGACCTCAATATCACGGAAGACTCCTTGCCGGTAGGTGGTCAGGATGTAATAGGCAAAGCAATAGTAATTGCGCCTATATGGGGATGGGTATGGCGTGCCGCACCTATTTTACTAATTGGATGGATTATCGTCTATCTGATTTCGTGTATCAAGAAAATACACAAACACTGGCGCTGGCCAGTTCGCATTATTGGCGGAACACTCGTGGTTATTTTAGCAACGCTAATCCTTAATCCATGGCTCCGTGTAGACATGCTTAGTATTGCTAAACACCAGAAAAATGACGTACAACTTCATATTGTTAATACCGGCATCTTTCCTATTCGAGATGACAGAGGAAATCGCATATATACCGGTCAAACTACAATCGTTCGCGCCACAGAAACCGACAGGCAGGGACATTACATTTATATTCCACGACCATCTCTTGGACCGTCTGGAGTGGCTCTCGCATTATTATGGTGTCTTTTACCGTTATTTATAGCTTTATTAGTAAAACTGCCTCCGCCAGAAGAGGAGATTACAGGACTACAACTTGCCTATGAGCGCAATCGAAATATGGCACTGCTCGCTATCATTATACTATTCGAGATAGTACTTTTGGTCGTGCAACTATCTTCCCTGGCGGGCTTTACTGCAACCATGCAAAACAACATCAACAGCATCCAATCTCGAGCTTATTTTAAATGTTCTGATGTCACCTGGATTAATTCACAAATTCGCCCCAATCCTCAGCCCTATTTCTCTTGGGCACTCAACAGTGACTATGTAGTAAACCCTATTGTCACAGACCTCTCCGGTAATAACAATGATGGCAGTGCCGCACCGGGAGATAAGTCGCCAAGTCGAGTTGCCGTAGCAACCGCAGGCTGTACGCGTGACGACCATCGTGTTTCAGTGTTTAATGGAGTAGATACCTGTCTTACTCATGGAACGTCAGAAGCTAAAAAAATTACTCCAGCTCCAAATATATTTAGCCTGGAAGTATGGTTTAATACCAATCAAAAAAGCAACGGACGACTAATAGGATTCAGCTCTCTCTACCAGGGTGACTATGACGGAAGAGGATATAGTGATCGTCATATATACATAGATAAAGATGGTAGAGTGGTGTTTGGTGTGTACGACAGAGGAATTAAGCTTGTTACTTCACCTGCCGGTGTAAACTATTCCGACGGTCACTGGCATCATGTCGTTGCTACTATGTCCCCAAACGGCGCAGCGCTTTATTTAGATGGTAATCAAGTCGACTCAAACCCATCAATGACTGCTGGAGAAAAGATGTTCAGCGGCGGCTACTGGAAAGTTGGCTGTGGCAAAGTGCTTAACTGGAAAAATGCCGACGGCAGTGGATACAATGGGCCTAAATATTTTAACGGAAGTATGCAATATAGTTCAGTCTACGCAACGGCCCTAACCGAGCATCAAGTTCGTGATCACTATCTAGCAGGCGCTCCATAA
- the typA gene encoding translational GTPase TypA, translating to MKDASKIRNIAIIAHVDHGKTTMVDGLLKQSRTFRDNQAEMSQELIMDSGDQEHERGITITAKQTSIFYGDYKINIIDTPGHADFSGEVERTLNMADGVLLIVDAQEGPMPQTKFVLAKALELGLKPVVIINKIDKPARRIAEVEDELSDLFLELATDDSQLQYPIYYAIGRDGKSWKEIPANTDEDADLTPIFDAIINDIPAPDVMEDGAFQLLVTSLQYDTFQGKYAIGRIARGSVKRGLQVSLMKNGEVAGSARIEKVFGYRGLNREELDEAFAGDIVALVGVADAHIGDTIADKEQPEALPTIDIEAPTLSMYLGPNTSPMKGREGEFTTSRQIGDRLKRELETNVALRVEENGIGFTISGRGELHLSVLIETMRREGFEFEVGRPQVVTITEDGAEKEPIEELQIEVGSEFIGAISQELGARHAEMKSQETTAAGATRLTYILPTRALIGLRNILLTATRGTVIMNSLPHGYQPLGGKLPKTRNGVLIAFEAGTTTPYALQAAEARGELLVGPGTEVYAGMIVGIYNRQEDIEINVCKAKHLTNMRSKSSDGTVQLTPFTQFSLEQCIDFIEDDELLEVTPKSLRLRKRYLDANERKRAAKQ from the coding sequence ATGAAGGACGCTAGCAAGATTCGAAACATTGCCATTATTGCCCACGTCGATCATGGCAAAACAACCATGGTTGACGGGCTATTAAAGCAGTCGCGAACATTCCGCGACAACCAAGCCGAGATGAGCCAGGAATTGATCATGGATTCCGGCGATCAAGAGCACGAGCGCGGCATCACCATCACCGCCAAACAAACGTCAATTTTTTACGGCGACTACAAAATAAACATTATTGACACACCAGGACACGCCGATTTCTCTGGCGAAGTTGAGCGAACCTTGAATATGGCTGACGGCGTTCTGCTGATTGTGGACGCGCAGGAAGGTCCGATGCCTCAGACCAAATTCGTATTAGCGAAGGCACTTGAGCTGGGACTGAAGCCTGTCGTGATTATCAATAAGATTGACAAGCCAGCCAGACGAATTGCCGAAGTTGAAGATGAGTTGAGCGATCTGTTTTTGGAGCTAGCGACCGACGATTCTCAATTGCAATATCCAATTTATTACGCAATCGGACGCGACGGAAAATCATGGAAAGAAATTCCTGCAAACACCGACGAAGACGCGGATTTGACGCCAATTTTTGACGCGATTATTAACGACATTCCAGCGCCAGATGTGATGGAAGATGGCGCGTTTCAATTGCTTGTTACCAGCCTGCAATATGACACATTCCAAGGAAAATACGCGATTGGGCGAATTGCTCGCGGATCTGTTAAGCGTGGCTTGCAAGTCAGTTTGATGAAAAATGGCGAAGTCGCGGGCTCCGCACGAATTGAGAAAGTTTTTGGCTATCGCGGATTAAATCGCGAAGAACTTGACGAAGCTTTTGCTGGCGACATTGTGGCGCTGGTTGGCGTGGCTGACGCGCATATTGGCGATACGATTGCCGACAAAGAACAGCCTGAAGCGCTGCCAACAATTGACATTGAAGCACCAACTCTGAGCATGTATCTCGGACCAAACACTAGTCCAATGAAAGGGCGCGAAGGCGAGTTTACGACATCCAGGCAAATTGGCGACCGATTGAAGCGAGAGCTTGAGACCAACGTGGCGCTACGAGTCGAGGAAAACGGAATTGGCTTTACGATTTCTGGACGCGGCGAATTGCACTTGAGTGTTTTAATTGAAACCATGCGACGTGAAGGATTTGAGTTTGAGGTTGGGCGACCGCAAGTCGTTACAATTACCGAGGACGGCGCTGAAAAAGAACCAATTGAAGAATTGCAAATTGAAGTCGGCAGCGAATTTATCGGCGCGATCAGCCAAGAGCTTGGCGCACGACACGCTGAAATGAAATCTCAGGAAACTACTGCCGCTGGCGCTACTCGTTTGACCTACATTCTGCCAACTAGGGCGTTGATTGGCTTGCGAAACATTTTATTGACCGCCACCAGAGGTACGGTGATTATGAATTCCCTACCTCACGGATATCAACCGCTTGGCGGAAAATTGCCAAAAACCCGCAATGGAGTTCTTATCGCATTTGAGGCTGGCACAACAACACCTTACGCCCTGCAAGCGGCAGAGGCTCGCGGCGAACTATTGGTCGGACCAGGAACGGAAGTTTATGCTGGAATGATTGTCGGGATTTATAATCGCCAAGAAGACATCGAAATCAATGTCTGCAAAGCCAAGCATTTGACCAACATGCGCTCCAAATCGTCGGACGGAACTGTGCAATTGACGCCATTTACGCAGTTTAGCCTGGAGCAGTGTATCGATTTTATTGAAGATGATGAGCTTTTGGAAGTCACGCCAAAGTCATTACGACTTCGCAAGCGATATCTGGACGCTAATGAGCGAAAACGCGCCGCGAAACAATAA
- a CDS encoding DUF2569 family protein → MPKQEPQQPQYAPQPDPNAQYGPAPQPQNTPYEQQPVSQQYFTQPQAAPVQYVVMAESLKGVKGWLMFFVVCFVIGSLVNTAVFFRAIMNLSQPENVISLIFSPILVVLAICTVVFIAMQKRLGKWLAVIAVATAGLGSTANAIVMHASGRSGEDTPTIIGAIIAMLIMDGLVILYFFASRRVKETLVN, encoded by the coding sequence ATGCCAAAACAAGAACCTCAGCAGCCGCAATATGCGCCGCAGCCTGACCCAAACGCACAATACGGTCCCGCACCACAACCGCAGAACACGCCGTATGAGCAGCAACCGGTCAGCCAGCAATATTTTACACAACCTCAAGCAGCGCCAGTGCAATATGTCGTGATGGCAGAATCTCTGAAGGGTGTTAAGGGTTGGTTAATGTTCTTTGTGGTTTGTTTCGTTATCGGTAGCCTTGTCAATACAGCAGTGTTTTTCCGGGCGATAATGAATCTTAGCCAGCCAGAGAACGTCATTTCTTTGATATTTTCACCTATACTAGTAGTCTTGGCTATTTGTACAGTTGTGTTCATAGCAATGCAGAAGCGTCTTGGTAAATGGTTAGCCGTTATTGCGGTTGCTACAGCTGGATTGGGAAGTACTGCGAATGCGATAGTTATGCATGCGTCTGGAAGGTCGGGGGAAGATACCCCAACGATTATAGGTGCAATTATTGCGATGCTCATAATGGATGGATTGGTAATTCTATACTTTTTTGCCTCCCGCAGGGTCAAAGAAACTCTCGTTAACTAA
- a CDS encoding replication-associated recombination protein A encodes MSDNRQPLAERMRPQTLDEVIGQSHLLGEGELLRRIVKNGEPVSLILWGPPGTGKTTLARIIAREVKAEFIELSAVTSGKKDVEQVIEHARQNWNLGLRTILFVDEIHRFNKAQQDAFLPHVESGLITLIGATTENPSFEVITPLLSRSRVLVLQRLTKDEIISVLKRALKVLKKSKQVSPKALDYLAELSDGDARVALGNLELALSFNEKVTPEVVKAAAQKRLPGYDKKGDSHYDVISAFIKSLRGSDATAATYYLARMIDAGEDPKFIARRMVIFASEDIGLAGNGALSLAIATFEAVERVGLPEAKYNLFHCAIALARSQKSREITDLMYGAFELARKYPNSPVPLHLRNAPTKLMKDLGYSKGYEWRAGFKHDKGFLPEEIKDVV; translated from the coding sequence ATGAGTGATAATAGGCAGCCACTGGCTGAACGGATGAGACCGCAGACGCTGGACGAGGTGATAGGGCAGAGTCATTTGCTTGGCGAGGGCGAGTTATTGAGGCGAATAGTTAAGAATGGCGAGCCGGTCAGTTTGATATTGTGGGGTCCGCCGGGAACTGGAAAAACGACGTTGGCGCGGATTATTGCGCGCGAGGTGAAGGCGGAGTTTATTGAGCTGTCGGCAGTTACAAGCGGAAAAAAGGACGTTGAACAGGTAATTGAACACGCCCGTCAAAATTGGAATTTAGGACTCAGGACAATTCTATTCGTTGACGAAATTCATCGCTTCAATAAAGCACAACAAGACGCGTTTTTGCCGCACGTTGAGAGTGGACTAATTACGTTAATCGGTGCAACGACCGAGAATCCGAGCTTTGAAGTCATCACCCCGCTACTGTCGCGTTCGCGAGTTCTGGTTCTTCAGCGATTGACAAAAGACGAAATCATATCTGTATTAAAAAGAGCGCTGAAAGTCCTGAAAAAATCCAAGCAAGTTTCACCCAAGGCACTGGATTATTTGGCGGAGTTATCAGATGGCGACGCAAGGGTAGCACTGGGAAATTTGGAATTGGCGCTGAGTTTTAATGAAAAAGTAACGCCGGAAGTGGTGAAGGCGGCGGCTCAGAAGCGACTTCCGGGTTATGATAAAAAAGGCGATTCGCATTATGACGTGATTTCCGCTTTTATCAAGTCTCTAAGAGGCAGTGACGCGACGGCTGCGACGTATTATTTGGCGCGGATGATTGACGCGGGCGAGGATCCGAAGTTTATTGCTCGGCGAATGGTGATTTTTGCATCGGAAGATATCGGGCTGGCGGGTAATGGTGCACTGAGCCTGGCAATTGCAACGTTTGAGGCTGTCGAGCGCGTCGGTCTTCCGGAGGCGAAGTATAATTTATTCCATTGCGCTATTGCGTTGGCTCGCAGTCAGAAGTCGCGTGAAATTACTGATTTAATGTACGGCGCTTTTGAACTGGCGCGCAAATATCCGAATTCTCCCGTACCATTGCATCTCAGGAACGCTCCGACTAAATTAATGAAAGATTTGGGCTATAGCAAAGGCTACGAGTGGCGAGCTGGCTTTAAGCATGACAAAGGATTTTTGCCAGAGGAAATTAAGGATGTGGTATAA
- a CDS encoding slipin family protein, which produces MEAFVIIILVFTGLYVLSGIKIVNQYQRGVVLTLGRFTGVREPGLRVVIPGLQTMMLVDIRSTPIDVPKQEVITKDNVTVGVDAVVYFRVINAPKAVLETTNYIYATSQFAQAALRDVTGNVDMDDLLAKREEISQQIKEIVDAETDKWGIDVENVKIQNIELPSDMKRAMAKQAEAERERRANIINADGEKAAAETLAQAAEILAKTQGAINLRTLNTLERISTEPSQKTMMLFPIELIDAIRGGKK; this is translated from the coding sequence ATGGAAGCATTCGTAATAATAATTTTAGTATTCACGGGACTTTACGTACTTAGTGGCATTAAAATTGTCAATCAATATCAGCGTGGCGTGGTTTTAACGCTTGGCCGATTTACTGGCGTTCGCGAACCAGGATTAAGAGTCGTTATTCCGGGTCTACAAACAATGATGTTGGTCGATATTCGTTCAACTCCAATTGACGTTCCAAAACAAGAAGTCATCACCAAAGACAACGTCACGGTCGGCGTTGATGCGGTGGTTTATTTCCGAGTCATCAACGCACCAAAAGCCGTACTGGAAACCACGAACTATATTTACGCGACTAGCCAATTTGCCCAAGCGGCACTGCGCGACGTTACCGGTAACGTTGATATGGACGATTTGCTTGCCAAGCGTGAAGAGATTTCCCAGCAGATCAAGGAAATTGTTGATGCCGAAACTGACAAATGGGGTATCGATGTCGAGAACGTTAAGATTCAGAATATCGAACTTCCTAGCGACATGAAGCGTGCCATGGCCAAACAGGCCGAGGCAGAACGCGAGCGCCGCGCCAACATCATCAACGCTGACGGCGAAAAAGCTGCAGCTGAGACATTAGCCCAAGCCGCAGAAATCCTAGCAAAAACTCAAGGCGCTATCAATCTGCGAACATTGAACACCTTAGAGCGAATCTCTACAGAGCCAAGCCAAAAGACGATGATGCTATTCCCTATCGAACTCATCGACGCAATTCGTGGCGGTAAAAAATAA
- a CDS encoding site-specific DNA-methyltransferase produces the protein MSKKLLETNVVLQGDCIKILKTLPDKSVDLIFADPPYNLQLRGDLWRPNNTKVSAVNDDWDKYDSFATYDDFTTKWLTECRRVLKDNGTIWVIGSYHNIFRVGKIVQDLNYWILNDILWVKTNPMPNFKGTRFNNSHETLIWAGKSEKSKPTFNYKTMKAHNEDKQMRSDWLIPICSGQERVKINGEKAHSTQKPLALLRRIINATSKPGDIVLDPFLGSGTTAVAAKELGRQYIGIERDDTYVKVAKKRLDETVSLDETLVSGKLEAKAPRVAFGLLVDIGLIKAGATLTSKDGKYSAIVTANGSLKSGHIEGSIHKVGAVLQDQPSCNGWTFWYVNDVLIDEIRQQYLEKNHA, from the coding sequence ATGAGTAAGAAATTACTAGAAACAAATGTCGTTCTTCAAGGCGACTGTATCAAAATACTAAAAACTTTGCCAGATAAATCTGTCGATTTAATTTTTGCTGACCCGCCCTATAACTTGCAGCTCAGGGGCGACCTGTGGCGACCAAATAACACAAAAGTATCTGCAGTCAACGACGACTGGGACAAATACGACAGTTTTGCAACTTACGACGATTTTACAACCAAGTGGCTGACGGAGTGTCGGCGTGTACTCAAAGACAATGGCACGATTTGGGTTATCGGTAGCTACCACAATATTTTCCGTGTTGGAAAAATCGTCCAAGATCTCAATTACTGGATCCTCAACGATATTCTTTGGGTCAAAACAAACCCCATGCCGAATTTCAAAGGCACGCGCTTTAACAACTCGCACGAAACACTTATCTGGGCTGGTAAATCTGAAAAATCAAAGCCAACTTTTAACTATAAAACCATGAAAGCGCACAATGAAGACAAGCAGATGCGTAGTGATTGGCTTATTCCTATATGTAGCGGACAAGAGCGAGTAAAAATCAATGGCGAAAAAGCACACTCGACGCAAAAGCCGCTTGCTTTGCTTCGTCGAATTATTAATGCAACATCAAAGCCTGGCGATATTGTGCTTGATCCATTCCTCGGCAGCGGCACAACCGCAGTTGCCGCAAAAGAACTAGGACGGCAATATATCGGTATTGAGCGTGACGATACCTATGTGAAAGTAGCAAAGAAACGCCTCGACGAAACAGTGTCACTAGATGAAACACTCGTATCAGGCAAACTCGAAGCCAAGGCGCCGCGCGTCGCTTTCGGCTTACTGGTTGATATCGGACTTATTAAAGCTGGCGCAACACTGACTAGCAAAGACGGTAAGTATTCGGCAATCGTTACGGCCAACGGTTCATTGAAAAGCGGCCATATTGAGGGCTCTATCCACAAAGTTGGCGCAGTTTTACAAGACCAACCCTCATGCAACGGCTGGACATTTTGGTATGTCAATGATGTGTTGATTGATGAAATTCGACAGCAGTATTTGGAGAAAAACCATGCTTGA
- a CDS encoding HpyAIV family type II restriction enzyme: MKFDSSIWRKTMLDYEKFKKIFDEKIFAKSKPDLLKKVAEYPDRYVGLFRPTKPEAKLLQNLLQSNEIRFGDAFEVVIKQYFINEDWQPLPQKITSKEGDALNIDQLLTKDNKVLFIEQKVRDDHDSTKKRGQVSNFEKKLEALVDIYGDKVTWGFFYFIDPSLVKNRNFYQPELQKLQESWGVQLSVSYGQDMFNQLGLSHVWPDIMNNLQKWRQDIPDLPNVNFDSNPEESAEEIKDLPLRIFRKLFDDERIVSQILPVLFPTGETLRLLLPHFEKQGLPIAQNISTGVKKYLYYKQDSPPHR; this comes from the coding sequence ATGAAATTCGACAGCAGTATTTGGAGAAAAACCATGCTTGATTACGAAAAATTCAAGAAAATTTTTGATGAAAAAATCTTTGCAAAGTCAAAACCTGATTTGCTCAAAAAAGTTGCCGAATATCCCGATAGATATGTTGGATTATTCCGCCCGACTAAGCCAGAGGCAAAACTACTACAAAACTTGTTGCAATCAAATGAAATCCGTTTTGGCGATGCATTTGAAGTGGTAATTAAGCAGTATTTTATTAACGAAGACTGGCAGCCGTTGCCGCAAAAGATTACGTCCAAAGAGGGCGACGCACTTAATATCGACCAACTGCTCACTAAAGATAACAAGGTGCTGTTTATTGAGCAAAAAGTGCGCGACGACCATGATTCGACGAAAAAACGCGGGCAGGTTAGTAATTTTGAGAAAAAACTTGAGGCACTTGTAGATATCTATGGAGACAAGGTAACGTGGGGATTTTTCTATTTCATTGACCCAAGCCTTGTCAAAAACCGAAACTTTTATCAGCCAGAGCTACAAAAACTGCAAGAATCGTGGGGTGTGCAGCTGTCGGTATCATATGGACAAGACATGTTCAATCAGCTTGGCTTGTCTCATGTCTGGCCTGATATCATGAATAATCTACAAAAATGGCGCCAGGATATACCAGACCTGCCAAACGTCAATTTTGACAGCAACCCCGAAGAATCCGCTGAAGAAATAAAAGACCTACCGCTTCGCATATTCCGCAAACTCTTTGATGATGAGCGAATTGTGAGCCAGATACTGCCTGTGTTGTTTCCAACTGGTGAAACACTTCGACTCTTGCTGCCACACTTCGAGAAACAAGGATTACCAATCGCACAGAATATATCTACTGGTGTTAAAAAGTACTTATACTACAAGCAGGACAGTCCGCCACATAGGTGA
- a CDS encoding CHAT domain-containing protein, giving the protein MIYNKIKILGRVNEAFASRGWRDSGNEILRISEQLSQGVSTQKVVKAISGKFLLANSIKRQDIVPVLDRVLHEKDILQLDTSSPIKLLFTYSTPSDVPPLRLGTEEKQIKEALRAITDRDKIHIDTIPAVELKDFSNAFNRYKPNILHISSHGNQECIALENEKGDAIAVDDDTLMNIVKLAGKQLKIVVLNACESSKMAASLTDVVDIAIGMNVSIGDDAARAFAVQLYSSIGENIPIGLAFEQAKFAISANGISEADAPVLHYRKGIHPEKYQL; this is encoded by the coding sequence TTGATATACAATAAAATAAAGATTTTAGGTCGTGTAAACGAAGCCTTTGCGAGTCGCGGCTGGAGAGATAGCGGTAATGAAATCCTGCGTATCTCGGAACAGCTATCGCAGGGCGTGTCCACACAAAAGGTTGTGAAGGCTATATCTGGAAAATTTCTTTTGGCAAACAGCATAAAAAGGCAAGACATAGTGCCCGTATTAGACAGAGTGTTGCATGAGAAAGATATTCTGCAATTAGACACCTCTTCCCCTATCAAGCTTCTTTTCACCTATTCTACCCCCTCAGACGTACCGCCCCTGAGACTTGGCACCGAAGAAAAGCAGATCAAGGAGGCATTGAGGGCTATCACCGACCGTGACAAAATACACATAGACACCATTCCAGCCGTAGAGTTGAAAGATTTTAGTAATGCTTTTAATAGGTATAAGCCAAATATACTGCATATATCATCACACGGAAATCAAGAGTGTATTGCTCTTGAAAATGAAAAAGGCGATGCAATTGCCGTGGACGATGATACGCTAATGAATATAGTAAAACTAGCCGGGAAGCAATTGAAAATTGTAGTGCTTAATGCCTGTGAATCATCTAAGATGGCCGCATCTTTGACCGACGTGGTTGATATTGCGATTGGTATGAATGTGTCAATCGGTGATGATGCGGCGCGTGCTTTTGCAGTACAGTTATACTCCAGTATTGGCGAAAATATCCCGATTGGCCTTGCATTTGAGCAAGCAAAATTCGCCATCAGCGCAAACGGAATCAGTGAAGCTGACGCTCCTGTATTACACTATAGAAAAGGCATACACCCAGAAAAATATCAACTGTAG
- a CDS encoding sigma-70 region 4 domain-containing protein: MANTEELLDQMVRLQALQIKLAMPSQAEAIVEMNKVGIGPSRIAEIMGTTPGTVNVAIQRAKPKTKKTKKDEK, translated from the coding sequence ATGGCGAACACAGAAGAGCTACTTGATCAAATGGTGCGCTTGCAGGCTTTGCAAATTAAGCTGGCGATGCCAAGTCAGGCCGAAGCCATAGTGGAAATGAACAAGGTCGGGATAGGGCCGTCAAGAATAGCGGAAATAATGGGCACCACGCCTGGTACGGTCAACGTAGCCATTCAGCGCGCTAAGCCAAAAACTAAAAAGACAAAGAAGGATGAGAAATGA